The Spirosoma agri genome contains a region encoding:
- a CDS encoding YWFCY domain-containing protein produces the protein MRDDRKQLNQGSEIVLWFGLAALAFHLYIELHTFWSSFNLAHPISDGMLDKLTRNSPKLVNHYWVKLFGGFCIGYYSFANRGVKSVTMTLKGVLTDLVLGLLLYIGSIPMLSSEWLLEKTGVFGLSLSYLVLTVAGVLYIIKGAQGLNRLINYKPGEDEMNEENETFLQEERLLENPYSVNLPTQYTYKGKIRRGWLNITAPFRAMLVMGIAGSGKSYGIVNSVIRQHLAKGFSMYVYDYKFPTLSLVTFNAMIRHKKNLAKNTKFYCISFEFHQKSHRCNPLHPSYLPTRESAGQTALAIMLNLNKKWIDKEGEFFVESPISYVTVLIWFLRNYQGGKYCTVPHLVELVNKGHRKLFPILASYEDLEVNMAPFISAYEGGAMDQLEGQMASSQIGFARLSSPNLYWVMSGNDFMLDINNPKEPKILCLGNDPKVDKVYGAALGLYNFRILELINQQKQHQTSVVIDELPTIYCPGLSNLINTGRSNRVAVTIAMQDFAQLEDKYGRTQAEVIKNTCGNIISGQVYDKTAEAMQNRLGKNVQQKQSINIQSEDTTHGISTELNYMAPAAKIGRLSQGEVVGVLADNKGQESRNKAFNALVLIDDKDFQSEQKVEELPNFSTFAQQSLEERILENYKQIKADINELVESELARLEKEVKKAPKKPKTGDE, from the coding sequence ATGAGAGACGACCGCAAACAACTCAATCAAGGTTCAGAAATTGTATTATGGTTTGGCCTGGCTGCCCTGGCCTTTCATCTGTACATCGAGCTCCACACGTTTTGGAGCAGCTTTAACCTGGCACACCCCATCAGTGATGGAATGCTTGACAAGCTCACCCGCAATTCACCGAAGCTGGTTAATCATTACTGGGTGAAGCTATTCGGCGGGTTCTGTATCGGGTATTACAGTTTTGCCAATCGAGGAGTAAAATCAGTCACCATGACGTTAAAAGGCGTTTTAACCGACCTTGTACTTGGACTACTGTTGTACATCGGCAGTATACCCATGCTGAGTAGTGAATGGCTGCTGGAAAAGACCGGTGTTTTTGGCCTTAGCCTGAGTTACCTGGTACTGACCGTCGCTGGCGTTCTCTACATCATCAAGGGCGCTCAGGGCCTCAATCGACTGATCAACTACAAGCCCGGTGAAGATGAAATGAATGAAGAGAATGAAACCTTCCTTCAGGAAGAGCGGCTTCTGGAGAATCCCTATTCGGTCAATCTGCCTACGCAATACACCTACAAAGGCAAGATCCGCAGAGGCTGGCTAAACATAACCGCTCCCTTTCGAGCGATGCTGGTTATGGGTATTGCCGGCTCGGGTAAATCCTACGGCATAGTCAACAGCGTTATCCGGCAGCATTTAGCCAAGGGCTTTTCGATGTACGTCTATGACTATAAATTCCCTACGCTCTCACTGGTGACCTTCAACGCCATGATTCGCCATAAAAAGAACCTGGCCAAAAACACCAAATTTTACTGCATCAGTTTTGAGTTTCACCAGAAATCGCACCGGTGCAACCCCTTACATCCCAGTTATCTGCCAACCCGGGAAAGCGCTGGCCAGACAGCACTGGCGATCATGCTCAACCTCAATAAAAAGTGGATTGACAAGGAAGGAGAATTCTTCGTTGAATCGCCCATTAGCTACGTAACGGTGTTAATCTGGTTTCTACGCAATTATCAGGGTGGGAAGTACTGTACCGTGCCACACCTGGTTGAGCTGGTCAACAAAGGCCATCGGAAGCTTTTTCCGATCCTGGCCAGCTATGAAGATCTGGAGGTCAATATGGCTCCATTTATTTCGGCTTATGAAGGCGGGGCTATGGATCAGTTGGAGGGGCAAATGGCCTCCTCGCAAATCGGATTTGCCCGCCTGTCAAGTCCGAATCTTTACTGGGTCATGAGTGGGAATGATTTCATGCTTGATATCAATAACCCCAAGGAGCCAAAGATTTTATGCCTTGGCAATGATCCCAAAGTGGACAAAGTATACGGGGCGGCCTTGGGTCTGTATAACTTTCGAATACTGGAATTGATCAACCAACAGAAGCAGCATCAAACCTCGGTTGTGATCGATGAGTTACCGACGATTTATTGCCCTGGCTTATCAAACCTCATCAATACAGGTCGATCAAACCGGGTGGCCGTGACCATTGCGATGCAGGACTTTGCTCAACTGGAAGATAAATACGGTCGTACCCAGGCGGAGGTCATCAAAAACACCTGTGGTAATATCATCTCTGGTCAGGTCTATGATAAGACCGCTGAAGCTATGCAGAACCGATTAGGGAAAAACGTGCAACAAAAACAAAGTATCAATATCCAATCAGAAGATACGACGCACGGCATTTCGACCGAGCTGAACTACATGGCGCCAGCCGCTAAAATTGGCCGGTTAAGTCAGGGAGAAGTCGTCGGAGTATTGGCGGATAACAAAGGGCAGGAGAGCCGTAATAAAGCCTTTAATGCCCTGGTATTAATCGATGACAAGGATTTTCAGTCGGAGCAGAAAGTAGAAGAATTGCCCAACTTTTCTACATTTGCTCAGCAGAGCCTGGAAGAGAGGATACTTGAGAATTACAAACAGATCAAAGCTGACATCAATGAGCTGGTCGAATCGGAACTCGCAAGACTCGAAAAAGAAGTAAAGAAGGCTCCTAAAAAACCAAAAACTGGAGACGAGTAA
- a CDS encoding relaxase/mobilization nuclease domain-containing protein, with amino-acid sequence MVVRISSGSSPTGAVYYNENKVGKGEAERLAVRNYRGVKLPVQELGLATVAAKLEQQAELNPKIKKPTFHASLSLAQGEKLPPAEMLAIADRYMDGLGYGKQPYVVYQHFDTDHPHLHIVSVRVDSAGKKVPDTYERERSNKLRQDMEKEFGLQVAEKATLRPERDQLQPVEYGKGDLKRDISAVVNGVLKDFTFSSFTQFNQLLGIYNVKATEVAMEGKKPGLVYSAIDSNKVTQGAAFRASSLPLQPIMETLNRRMNAGKKVKGDRVARLRSLAEPILKASNSWDGFQQLLSKAGVEVIPHLGKDGNLFGISFIDVRQRAIYTGSELGKNFTAGSLKTQLGDTYTPPSRREVPEPKQKQSRGEDQEKSVRKSKSENEKVTNQKQEKEPEPMHNLDLVKQLLYAIGRGGDEQESEEELKRMLKRAHKPRLS; translated from the coding sequence ATGGTCGTTCGAATCAGTAGTGGGAGTTCGCCTACCGGGGCCGTTTATTATAACGAAAATAAGGTTGGGAAGGGGGAAGCAGAACGACTGGCTGTGCGCAATTACCGGGGTGTAAAATTGCCGGTGCAGGAACTTGGTTTAGCCACGGTAGCCGCCAAGCTGGAACAGCAGGCGGAGCTAAATCCGAAGATCAAAAAGCCAACATTCCACGCCAGCTTATCCCTGGCTCAGGGAGAGAAGCTACCACCAGCGGAGATGCTGGCCATCGCCGATCGGTACATGGATGGATTAGGTTATGGCAAACAGCCCTATGTCGTTTATCAGCACTTTGATACGGATCATCCACATCTGCACATCGTATCGGTTCGGGTCGACAGTGCCGGCAAGAAGGTGCCTGACACCTACGAACGGGAACGATCCAACAAGCTCCGCCAGGATATGGAGAAAGAGTTTGGTTTGCAGGTTGCCGAGAAAGCTACCCTCCGCCCGGAGCGTGATCAGCTGCAACCGGTAGAGTACGGCAAAGGGGATTTGAAACGGGATATATCGGCCGTCGTCAATGGCGTTTTAAAGGATTTCACCTTCAGCAGTTTTACCCAGTTCAATCAGCTGCTCGGCATTTACAACGTGAAGGCCACAGAAGTGGCTATGGAAGGCAAAAAACCCGGTCTGGTGTATTCAGCCATCGACAGCAATAAAGTCACTCAGGGAGCCGCATTTCGCGCCAGCAGCCTGCCATTGCAGCCAATCATGGAAACCCTCAATCGGCGGATGAATGCCGGCAAGAAAGTCAAAGGGGACCGCGTGGCTAGACTCCGATCCCTGGCTGAACCCATCCTGAAGGCAAGTAACTCGTGGGATGGATTTCAACAGCTCCTGTCCAAAGCTGGAGTGGAAGTGATTCCGCATCTGGGTAAGGACGGCAATCTGTTCGGGATCTCGTTCATCGATGTTCGTCAGCGGGCCATTTATACCGGAAGTGAACTAGGGAAAAATTTTACGGCCGGATCGCTCAAGACTCAGCTGGGGGATACCTACACCCCACCCAGTCGGCGTGAAGTACCAGAACCAAAACAAAAACAGAGTAGGGGAGAGGATCAGGAAAAATCCGTCAGAAAATCGAAATCAGAAAACGAAAAAGTCACCAATCAAAAACAGGAAAAGGAACCCGAGCCTATGCATAATCTAGACCTGGTAAAACAATTACTGTACGCCATCGGACGAGGTGGCGATGAACAGGAAAGTGAAGAAGAATTAAAGAGAATGCTTAAACGAGCCCATAAACCCCGATTGTCATGA
- a CDS encoding MobC family plasmid mobilization relaxosome protein gives MENKLYRGGRPELPEEERSDFKVTVRFNQQEYTLLKERKSTTKAKDLSAFIRDVCLQKPLLMKTQLDSYQDDALSLLIEMRADLLRIGVNINQSSKRINSTTDYHDLQRDVSSMAGNMSRIDEQLQQLMQILSGESQPVY, from the coding sequence ATGGAAAACAAATTATATCGGGGTGGAAGACCCGAATTGCCAGAAGAGGAACGGAGTGACTTCAAAGTTACCGTTCGATTCAATCAACAGGAATATACGCTACTTAAGGAACGTAAATCAACAACAAAAGCCAAAGACTTATCCGCCTTCATTCGGGACGTTTGTTTGCAGAAACCTCTGCTCATGAAGACCCAATTGGACTCCTATCAGGACGATGCATTGTCACTTCTGATTGAGATGAGAGCCGATCTATTGCGCATTGGCGTGAACATTAATCAGTCCTCAAAGCGGATTAACAGCACAACGGATTACCACGATTTACAACGTGACGTCAGCAGTATGGCTGGCAATATGAGCCGCATCGATGAACAGTTGCAACAGCTCATGCAGATCCTATCAGGCGAGTCTCAACCAGTTTACTGA
- a CDS encoding ParA family protein, with translation MHTPTPESQPVTAAQPSGTPTILAFATQKGGMGKTTLSVLVASWLHYKRGIKVALLDVDGSQLSVYNQRLREVENMDDETTARLDEQDIEPYAILSGNPRNVPGLLAKLPADVQLVLIDMPGNIDVDGYDLAIGKLDYLLVPMETSEYSVTTGFNFLTAIKQVGLLPTDRCRVVWNKYKPSRDGELADQLEERFAQYGFACLKSRIPQRDSYQDQGNRSTLFPMPTTYLRNSGLKDLFTEIESLLPNLQSHE, from the coding sequence ATGCACACCCCTACTCCAGAGTCCCAGCCGGTGACTGCTGCCCAGCCTTCAGGCACCCCTACTATACTTGCTTTCGCCACCCAAAAAGGTGGAATGGGAAAAACAACGTTGTCCGTTTTGGTCGCGTCCTGGCTCCACTACAAACGGGGTATCAAGGTAGCTTTGCTGGACGTCGACGGCTCACAGTTATCGGTCTATAATCAGCGGCTCCGTGAAGTTGAAAACATGGATGACGAGACCACAGCTCGGCTCGATGAGCAGGATATCGAACCCTACGCTATCCTATCGGGAAACCCGCGAAACGTGCCTGGCCTGCTGGCCAAACTCCCCGCCGATGTGCAGCTGGTGCTGATCGACATGCCGGGTAACATCGACGTCGACGGATACGATTTGGCCATTGGCAAACTGGATTATCTGCTGGTACCTATGGAGACCTCCGAATACTCGGTGACCACTGGCTTTAATTTTCTGACGGCGATCAAACAGGTAGGCCTTTTGCCAACCGATCGCTGCCGTGTCGTCTGGAATAAGTACAAGCCTTCCCGGGATGGCGAATTAGCGGATCAGCTGGAGGAGCGGTTTGCCCAGTATGGATTTGCTTGCTTGAAAAGCCGGATTCCTCAACGGGACTCCTATCAGGATCAAGGTAACCGCTCGACCTTATTTCCGATGCCGACGACTTACCTGAGGAATAGTGGCCTCAAAGACCTGTTTACTGAAATCGAATCGTTATTACCAAATCTTCAGTCCCATGAATAA